In Streptomyces sp. NBC_00483, a single window of DNA contains:
- the nuoF gene encoding NADH-quinone oxidoreductase subunit NuoF: protein MTLAAEIDNNDTSPEKLLSPVLSAFWDQDKSWSLDVYRRHEGYEGLRKALAMAPDDLIAYVKDAGLRGRGGAGFPTGMKWQFIPQGDGKPHYLVVNADESEPGTCKDIPLLFANPHSLIEGIVIACYAIRSEHAFIYLRGEVVPVLRRLHEAVREAYAAGYLGQNVLGSGLNLELTVHAGAGAYICGEETALLDSLEGRRGQPRLRPPFPAVAGLYACPTVVNNVESIASVPAIINRGKDWFKSMGSEKSPGFTLYSLSGHVTSPGQYEAPLGITLRQLLDMSGGMRAGHRLKFWTPGGSSTPMFTEEHLDVPLDYEGVGAAGSMLGTKALQCFDETTCVVRAVTRWTEFYAHESCGKCTPCREGTYWLVQLLRDIEAGKGTMSDLDKLNDIADNINGKSFCALGDGAASPIFSSLKYFRDEYEQHITGKACPFDPARSTLWAGRGDKHRTEVNA, encoded by the coding sequence AGGGATACGAGGGGCTGCGAAAGGCCCTCGCCATGGCACCGGACGACCTGATCGCGTATGTGAAGGACGCGGGGCTCCGCGGGCGTGGTGGCGCCGGGTTCCCGACCGGGATGAAGTGGCAGTTCATCCCGCAGGGAGACGGCAAACCGCACTATCTAGTTGTCAACGCCGACGAATCGGAGCCGGGGACCTGCAAGGACATCCCGCTCCTCTTCGCGAACCCGCACAGCCTCATCGAGGGCATCGTGATCGCCTGTTACGCGATCCGTTCCGAGCACGCGTTCATCTACTTGCGCGGTGAAGTGGTCCCCGTACTGCGGCGCTTGCACGAGGCCGTGCGCGAGGCCTACGCCGCGGGGTATCTCGGGCAGAACGTCCTGGGCAGCGGTCTCAACCTTGAACTCACCGTGCACGCCGGCGCGGGCGCGTACATCTGTGGTGAGGAGACCGCACTCCTGGACTCGCTCGAAGGCCGCCGTGGTCAGCCGCGACTCCGTCCCCCCTTCCCTGCCGTCGCGGGCCTCTACGCCTGCCCCACTGTGGTGAACAACGTCGAGTCCATCGCGTCGGTTCCCGCAATCATCAATCGGGGCAAGGACTGGTTCAAATCGATGGGGAGCGAGAAGTCCCCGGGCTTCACGCTCTACTCGCTCAGCGGCCACGTCACGAGCCCCGGCCAGTACGAGGCCCCGCTCGGCATCACGCTGCGCCAGCTGCTCGACATGAGCGGCGGCATGCGGGCGGGCCACCGCCTCAAGTTCTGGACCCCCGGCGGCAGCTCGACGCCGATGTTCACCGAGGAACACCTCGACGTACCCCTCGATTACGAGGGCGTCGGCGCCGCCGGATCGATGCTCGGCACCAAGGCGCTGCAATGCTTCGACGAGACGACCTGCGTTGTGCGCGCGGTCACAAGGTGGACCGAGTTCTACGCCCACGAGTCCTGCGGCAAGTGCACGCCGTGCCGTGAAGGAACGTACTGGCTCGTGCAGTTGCTGCGGGACATCGAGGCCGGCAAGGGCACGATGTCCGACCTCGACAAGCTGAACGACATCGCCGACAACATCAACGGCAAGTCGTTCTGCGCCCTCGGCGACGGCGCGGCCTCGCCGATCTTCTCCTCGCTCAAGTACTTCCGCGACGAGTACGAGCAGCACATCACGGGCAAGGCCTGCCCCTTCGACCCGGCCAGGTCCACGCTGTGGGCCGGCCGGGGCGACAAGCACCGCACGGAGGTGAACGCGTGA
- a CDS encoding NADH-quinone oxidoreductase subunit G — MTVTTNAPSGGGEAAVPPEDLVSLTIDGIEISVPKGTLVIRAAEMLGIEIPRFCDHPLLDPAGACRQCIVEVEGQRKPMASCTITCTDGMVVKSQLSSPVAEKAQKGVMELLLINHPLDCPVCDKGGECPLQNQAMSHGQADSRFEGKKRTFEKPVPISKQVLLDRERCVLCARCTRFSNQIAGDPMIELLERGALQQVGTGEGDPFESYFSGNTIQICPVGALTSAAYRFRSRPFDLVSSPSVCEHCSGGCATRTDHRRGKVMRRLAANDSEVNEEWICDKGRFGFRYAQKPDRLTNPLVRDAESGELRPASWPEALEAAARGLAAARGRTGVLTGGRLTVEDAYAYSKFARVALDTNDIDFRARVHSSEEADFLAARVAGRGRDLDGSGVTYKALEKAPAVLLVGFESEEEAPGVFLKLRKAWRGHGQKVYSLSTYATRGLEKAGGTLLPAAPGTEPEWLTALSEGVLASGVGLEGAGADAAQALRGEGAVIVVGERVAAVSGGLTAAVRAASATGAELVWIPRRAGERGAVEAGALPSLLPGGRPATDPRARDQVAAAWGVAELPHRFGRDTGQIVEAAATGELGALVVAGVEVADLPSPARAREALHAVGFLISLEQRPSEVTDHADVVLPVAAVAEKAGTFLNWEGRARMFEAALKPDQMTRRVAPTDARALQMVADAMDVHLGIPDLRSLRGELDRLGNWDGPHATEPLETSGQLPRPSSGEAVLAGHRLLLDLGRLQEGDDALAGTRHAAHARVSATTATEAGVKDGDVLTVTGALGSVAFPLQVTEMPDRVVWLPLNSEGGGVASDTGAVPGDLVKIGPAVAAGAPEVQS, encoded by the coding sequence GTGACCGTCACGACCAACGCTCCCTCCGGGGGCGGCGAAGCGGCTGTTCCGCCGGAGGACCTCGTCTCCCTCACCATCGACGGCATCGAGATCAGCGTCCCCAAGGGCACGCTGGTGATCCGGGCCGCCGAGATGCTGGGCATCGAGATCCCCCGGTTCTGCGACCATCCGCTGCTCGACCCGGCCGGCGCCTGTCGGCAGTGCATCGTGGAGGTGGAGGGCCAGCGCAAGCCGATGGCGTCCTGCACCATCACCTGCACCGACGGCATGGTGGTCAAGAGCCAGCTCTCCTCCCCGGTCGCCGAGAAGGCGCAGAAGGGGGTCATGGAGCTGCTGCTCATCAACCACCCCCTCGACTGCCCGGTCTGCGACAAGGGCGGCGAGTGCCCGCTCCAGAACCAGGCCATGTCGCACGGCCAGGCCGACTCGCGCTTCGAGGGCAAGAAGCGCACCTTCGAGAAGCCGGTCCCGATCTCGAAGCAGGTGCTGCTCGACCGCGAGCGGTGCGTGCTGTGCGCACGCTGCACCCGGTTCTCCAACCAGATCGCGGGCGACCCGATGATCGAGCTGCTGGAGCGCGGCGCGCTCCAGCAGGTCGGCACGGGTGAGGGTGACCCCTTCGAGTCGTACTTCTCCGGGAACACGATCCAGATCTGCCCGGTCGGCGCGCTGACCTCGGCGGCGTACCGGTTCCGCTCCCGCCCCTTCGACCTCGTGTCGTCGCCGAGCGTGTGCGAGCACTGCTCCGGCGGCTGCGCGACCCGCACCGACCACCGGCGCGGCAAGGTGATGCGCCGCCTCGCGGCCAACGACTCCGAGGTCAACGAGGAGTGGATCTGCGACAAGGGCCGCTTCGGCTTCCGGTACGCGCAGAAGCCCGACCGGCTCACCAACCCCCTCGTACGGGACGCGGAGAGCGGTGAACTGCGGCCCGCTTCCTGGCCGGAGGCGCTGGAGGCCGCCGCGCGCGGGCTCGCCGCCGCCCGCGGCCGCACCGGTGTCCTCACCGGTGGCCGTCTCACCGTCGAGGACGCCTACGCGTACAGCAAGTTCGCGCGCGTCGCCCTCGACACGAACGACATCGATTTCCGCGCGCGCGTGCACAGCAGCGAGGAAGCCGACTTCCTGGCGGCACGCGTCGCCGGTCGTGGTCGCGACCTGGACGGCAGTGGGGTCACGTACAAGGCGCTCGAGAAGGCGCCCGCGGTCCTCCTCGTCGGGTTCGAGTCGGAGGAGGAGGCGCCCGGCGTCTTCCTCAAGCTCCGCAAGGCGTGGCGGGGACACGGACAGAAGGTCTACTCACTTTCTACGTATGCGACGCGCGGCCTGGAGAAGGCAGGTGGCACGCTGCTGCCTGCTGCTCCCGGCACCGAGCCCGAGTGGCTGACTGCGTTGTCTGAAGGCGTGCTCGCCTCCGGTGTCGGCCTCGAAGGCGCCGGAGCGGACGCCGCGCAGGCGCTGCGCGGCGAAGGCGCCGTGATCGTCGTCGGCGAGCGGGTCGCGGCCGTGTCGGGCGGTCTCACCGCCGCCGTACGGGCCGCGTCCGCGACGGGGGCCGAGCTGGTGTGGATCCCGCGCCGGGCCGGTGAGCGCGGGGCCGTCGAGGCGGGCGCGCTGCCCTCGCTGCTGCCGGGCGGCAGGCCCGCGACCGACCCGCGCGCGCGGGACCAGGTCGCCGCCGCCTGGGGTGTGGCGGAACTGCCGCACCGTTTCGGGCGGGACACCGGGCAGATCGTGGAGGCCGCGGCCACCGGTGAACTGGGGGCCCTTGTGGTGGCCGGGGTCGAGGTCGCCGACCTGCCGTCCCCGGCACGCGCGCGTGAAGCCCTTCACGCGGTGGGTTTCCTGATCTCCCTGGAGCAGCGGCCCAGCGAGGTCACCGACCACGCCGACGTCGTCCTTCCGGTGGCCGCGGTCGCCGAGAAGGCGGGGACGTTCCTCAACTGGGAGGGGCGTGCCCGGATGTTCGAGGCCGCGCTGAAGCCCGACCAGATGACGCGTCGCGTCGCGCCCACGGACGCACGCGCGCTGCAGATGGTGGCGGACGCCATGGACGTCCACTTGGGGATCCCCGATCTTCGTTCGCTGCGCGGCGAGTTGGACCGCCTGGGCAACTGGGACGGGCCGCACGCCACGGAGCCCCTTGAGACGTCGGGCCAGCTGCCGCGCCCCTCCTCCGGAGAGGCCGTCCTCGCCGGACACCGGCTGCTGCTCGACCTGGGCCGCCTCCAGGAGGGCGACGACGCGCTCGCCGGGACCCGGCACGCCGCCCACGCGCGCGTGTCCGCCACGACCGCCACGGAGGCGGGCGTGAAGGACGGCGACGTACTGACGGTCACCGGGGCACTGGGCAGCGTCGCGTTCCCGCTCCAGGTCACCGAGATGCCCGACCGCGTCGTGTGGCTGCCGCTCAACTCCGAGGGCGGCGGCGTCGCTTCGGACACCGGGGCCGTCCCCGGCGACCTGGTGAAGATCGGCCCGGCCGTCGCCGCCGGAGCCCCGGAGGTGCAGTCATGA